CGGCGAAGGCCGAGAGCTGGTCGACCATGGTGTTGATCGTGTTCTTCAGCTCCAGGATCTCGCCGCGGGCGTCGACGTTGATCTTCTGCGTCAGGTCGCCGCGGGCCACGGCGGTGGTGACCTGGGCGATGTTGCGGACCTGGCTGGTGAGGTTGCCCGCCATGAAGTTCACCGAGTCGGTGAGGTCGCGCCACGTGCCCGCCACGCCCGGCACCGTCGCCTGACCGCCGAGCCTGCCGTCCGAGCCCACCTCGCGGGCGACGCGGGTGACCTCGTCGGCGAAGGCGGAGAGCTGGTCGACCATGGTGTTGAGGGTGTTCTTGAGTTCGAGGATCTCGCCGCGGGCGTCGACGTCGATCTTCTGGCTGAGGTCGCCCTTGGCCACCGCGGTCGCCACGGAGGCGATGTTGCGGACCTGGCTGGTGAGGTTGCCCGCCATGAAGTTCACCGAGTCGGTGAGGTCGCGCCACGTGCCCGCCACGCCCGGGACCCGGGCCTGGCCGCCGAGGATGCCCTCGGTGCCGACCTCGCGGGCGACGCGGGTGACCTCGTCGGCGAAGGCGGAGAGCTGGTCGACCATGGTGTTGAGGGTGTTCTTGAGTTCGAGGATCTCGCCGCGGGCGTCGACGTCGATCTTCTGGCTCAGGTCGCCGCGGGCCACGGCGGTGGTGACCTGGGCGATGTTGCGGACCTGGCTGGTCAGGTTGCCCGCCATGAAGTTGACGTTGTCGGTGAGGTCCTTCCAGGTCCCCGCCACGCCCGGCACCTGGGCCTGACCGCCGAGGCGGCCCTCGCTGCCCACCTCGCGGGCCACCCGGGTGACCTCGGAGGCGAAGGCGGAGAGCTGGTCCACCATCGTGTTCAGGGTGTTCTTCAGCTCCAGGATCTCGCCCTGGGCGTCGACGTCGATCTTCTGGCTGAGGTCGCCCTTGGCCACCGCGGTCGCCACGGAGGCGATGTTGCGGACCTGGGTGGTCAGGTTGCCCGCCATGAAGTTGACGTTGTCGGTCAGGTCCTTCCAGGTGCCGGCGATCCCGGGCACCGTGGCCTGGCCGCCGAGCTTGCCCTCCGTGCCCACCTCGCGGGCCACCCGGGTGACCTCGGAGGCGAAGGCGGAGAGCTGGTCCACCATCGTGTTGATGGTGTTCTTGACCTCCAGGATCTCGCCGCGCGCGTCGACGTTGATCTTGCGGCTGAGGTCGCCGTTGGCCACCGCGGACGCCACCGTGGCGATGTCGCGGACCTGGGCGGTCAGCGCGCCCGCCATGAAGTTGACGTTGTCGGTCAGGTCCTTCCAGGTGCCCGCCACGCCCGGTACGTCGGCCTGACCGCCGAGGCGGCCGTCCGAGCCGATCTCCCGCGCCACCCTGGTGACCTCGCCCGCGAACGTGCGCAGCGTCCCGGTCATCGAGTTGATCGTGTCGGCCAGCGCGGCCACCTCACCGCTGGCGTTGACCCGGATCTGCTGGCTGAGGTCGCCGTTGGCCACCGCCGAGGCCACGGTGGAGATGCTGCGCACCTGGCCGGTCAGGTTGGAGGCCATCACGTTCACCGAGTCGGTGAGGTCGCGCCACATCCCGGCAGCGCCCGGTACGTCGGCCTGGCCGCCGAGCTTGCCGTCGGTGCCGACCTCGCGGGCCACGCGGGTGACCTCGGAGGCGAACACCGACAGCTGTTCGAGCAGCCGGTTCACCGTGATGCCCAGTTCGGCGATCTCGCCGCCGCCGCGCCGGGTCGGGATGCGCTGGGACAGGTCGCCCTCGGCCGCGGCCACCAGCACCCGGTTCAGCTCCACCGTCGGCCGCACCAGGTCGTCGACCAGCCCGTTGGCCGCGGCCACCGCGGTCGACCAGCCGCCGCCGGCCGCGCCCGGGTCCAGCCGCGCGTCCAGCCTGCCGTGCTCGCCGACCGCCTGCCGGACCCGCAGCAGCTCGCCCGCCAGGTGCTGGTTGCGCTCGGCGATCTCGTTGAACACCTCGGCGAGGCGCGCGGTGACGCCGTCGCCCGCGGGCAGCAGCCGCCTGCGGAAGTTGCCGTCGCGCAGATCGGTCATCGCGGTGAGCAGGCGCTCCAGCGCCACCTCGTCCGTCGAAGATCGGGTTTCCCGCCGCACGGACCGCTCCTCCACGACACCTCCAGGCCGAATCGGGTGGGAAGGCCCCAGGGTCCCACGTCCGCCGGACAGTGTGGACCAGCCACTCGTCCGGCCGGGGGAGATCGCCCTCGTGTACCAGTCCCCGTGTCCGGGTACTCGGCTAGGCTGGCCTCCGCCCTTGCCCCGAGTCTTCCCACCTGTCAGTTCCCCACAGCCAAGTCTCTTCAGCCGACCGAAGGCATCACAGGTGAGCAACACCGAACCGCGCGCACTGCCCGGCGGCTCGTCGGTGCAGACCGTGTCCCTGGACATGGTGCGGGCCCTGGTCGCGGACGCCGACGGCGCCGTGGTGGTCCAGGACAGTGAAGCGCGGGTGCAGGTCGCCAACGAGGCGGCGATGTCGCTGTTCCCGGGCCTGGTGATCGGCAGGCGGCCGGAGCCGACGGGCAGCGCCCTGTTCACCGTCGCCGCCGCGCCGGACGCGGAGTTCGAGCTGACCCACCGGGGCATGCGGCTGCGGGTGCGCCGCCGCGAGCTGGGCGGCGGCTGGCACTCCTGGCGCGTGCTGGACACCGAGCCCGGTGCCGCGGAGGAGCCCGCGGAGCCCGGTCAGGCGACCGACTCCCGCTTCCTCAACGAGGCCGGGCTGCGGCTGGCCGCGCTGCGCGATGTCCCCCATACGGCGCGAGAGATCGCCGAACTGGCGGTCCCCGTACTGGGCGACGCGGTCGTCGTGGTCCTGCCGATCCCGCGCGGACGGGTGCGGTGGTGGAGGTCCGGGCGGCCCGATCCGGGCCGGGCGCGCAGGCCCTCGCCGAGCACCGCGCCGGTGCTCGCGGCCGCGCTCGCCGGGCACGTGCAGGGCGCGCGGGTGATGTCCTCGGAGGAGGTCGCCTCGCTGCCCTGGCTGTCCGAAATGGACGGTGAGGTGCTGGTGATCCCGTTGCCCGGGGACGGGGAGGGCATCGGCGCGCTGGTCGTCTCCGTGCGCTACGGCTACGACCGGCAGCGGCACCGCACCCTGGTCGACTTCGCCGCGCGCGCCGACCTGGCGATCGCGCGGGCGCACAAGTGGGAGGAGTACGAGCGGGCGATCACCGGCCTGCAGACGACCTTGCTCCCGCGCGAGCTGCCGGTGGTCCCCGGCGCCGACCTGAGCGCGGCCTACCGCCCGGCACGGGGCCCGCTCGGCGTGGGCGGCGACTTCTACGACGTGCGGCTGAGGGCCGACAACAGCGCGCTCTTCCTGCTCGGCGACGTGTGCGGCAACGGGGCCGAGGCCGCCGCGCTGACCGGGCGCGTCCGGCACACGATCGCCGCGCTCGACCTGGTGGAGCAGGACCCGTCGCGGTTGTTGTACCTGCTCAACGACGTCCTGCTGGCCACGCAGAGCCGCCGGTTCACCACGATGGTCGCGGGCTCGATGGCCCGCTCCGGGCGGGGACTGGGGCTCAACCTGACCTCCGGCGGGCACCCGCCGCCGCTGGTGCTGCGCCGCGACGGCGAGGTGGAGGAGGTCGCCCTGCCCGGCACGCTGGTCGGCATCCTGCCGCACGCGCGGTTCCCGCACTGCCGGGTCGAGCTGGACGCCGGAGAGCTGTGCCTGCTCTACAGCGACGGCATCACCGAGGCCCGCTCCGGCCCGGACGGCGTGCACATGTTCGGCCAGCACCGGCTCACCGAGGTCCTGACGAGCTGCGTCGGCCTGCCCGCCGCGGAGGTGATCGCACGGATCGAGCGCGCGGTCGACGAGTGGACCGGCGAGAACGACCGCGACGATGTCGCCATCCTGGCGGTCCGCGCGGAGCCCTAGTCTCGTCCACTGCGGACAGTTCATCCGCGCGCTCGTCACCGTCGTCGTGCCTGGTGATCGCCGCGCCGACGAGGAGCAAGGCGGAAGAACTCCGCCAGTGCCCGGATGATCGCAGGCCGTTCCCGGGGAGCGGTGCCGCGCAGCGCGATGGCGAGCCCGGCGAGCCGGGCCAGGGCGGGCAGGAACACCAGGCCGACGACCAGGAGTGGATCAACGCTCGGCAGGAGACTCATCTCAACCCTCCAGCCTCGTCTGCTGAACGGGTTGAGCGGCTCCCCCTGAGCGGAAGCCTCTCGTGCCCTCCAACCAGACCAAGGCATGCTTGACCGGTTGGAGGTCTCCTCCGCCAGCGCGAAGCTGACCGACGGCGCCGGGGAGTACTGCTCAGGCCCGTGCTGACGACGCCGCCGCGAGGGAGTACTCCCCTCACACTTGGTAATCAAGGTAGCACGTAAGGGCGGCTGTCAGTCACGGTCCGGGAGGTGGGAGCCGAACAGTTCCGCCGCACGCAACCTGAGGTTTGCTCGCATCCGGTAGGCAGTGTGGATGCGCCCACAGTCGTTCTCCCGCCGCACCGCGTTGAAGCTCGGCGCGGCGGCTTCGCTGCTCCCGCCGTCGCTGCGGGAGGCGTTGGCCAGCCCGCCCCGGCCCGGCGGTCTGCGAGCCGTCGAGCACGTCGTCTTCCTGATGCAGGAGAACAGGTCCTTCGACCACTACTACGGTTCGCTGCGTGGTGTGCGCGGGTTCGGTGACCGCAATGCGCTGGAGCTGCCGAACGGGCGGCCGGTGTTCGACCAGGGCGTTCTCCCGTTCGCGGTCCGCGACGCGTCGAACCGCAAGGACATCCAGTACATCGGCGACCTCGACCACAGCTGGGAAGGCGGCCACAAAGCGCTCAACGGCGGGTGGAACAACGGTTGGGTGGGCGCGAAGACGGCCGCCACGATGGCGTACTACGACCGCAAAGACCTGCCGTTCCACTACGAGCTGGCCGACACGTTCACGATCTGCGACGCCTACCACTGCTCCGTGCCGAGTTCGACGAGCCCGAACCGCAACTACTGGGTCAGCGGCTACACGGGCTTCGAGACCAACGGGAAGCGCGCGATCGGCAACGATGCCTACGCGGAGGACAAGCACCCGGGCTACTCGTGGATGACCTATCCGCAGCGCTTGGAAGCCGCGGGACACAGTTGGCGCGTGTACCAGGAATGGGACAACTTCCAGGACAACAACCTGGAGTTCTTCACCCTCTTCAAGGACATCGCGCGCAAGGTGCTGCCCGATCGGTTCCGCAGTTTGACCGCCTTCTACGAAGCCGTCGCAAAGCTCGCGCCCGGTGAGCAAGACACGTTGCTCGCGCGGCTGGATGCCAACGTGCGCGGTCTTCCGGCTTCGGAGCGGCAGCTCTACGAGCGCGCTCTGCTGCGGGTTCGCCCCCAGGGGCTCGCCGCGGCGTTCCGCGCTGATGTCGAGTCCGGGCGGCTGCCGAAGGTGAGCTACCTGGTTCCGTCCTCTGTGGACTCAGAGCACCCTGGAGCTTCTTCGCCCGCGTCGAGCGCCAACCTGACCTACGACATCATCGACGCCTTGGCGTCCAATGTGGACGTTTGGTCGCGTACGGCGCTGTTCATCACCTACGACGAGAACGACGGCTACTTCGACCACGTCCCGCCGCCGCGCCCGCCGGAGTCGGTGACCGACGAGTACTTCGACGGCAAGCCCATCGGCTTCGGCCCGCGCGTGCCGATGACGGTCGTGTCGCCGTGGACCGTGGGCGGTTTCGTGTGCTCGCAGACCTTCGACCACACCGCGATGATCCGCTTCGTCGAGCGGTGGCTCGGCGTGCGCGAGCCGAACATCAGCACGTGGCGGCGAACCGTGTCCGGCGACCTCACCTCCGCCTTCGACTTCAGGCGCACCACGCCCCGCCCCACGATCCACCGCCCGGACCCCGTGCCCCCGTTCACCGGTCGCTGGCGGCCGACCCCGCCCGCGACGCAGTCGATGCCCGTGCAGGAACCCGGAACCCGTCGGGCGCGGCCTCTGCCGTACCAGCCGGACGCGTTCCTGGTGGGTTCGCAGTTGACGCTGCGGAACACGGGGTCGGCAAGCGTGCACCTGGCGCTCTACCCGTATGCGGGCGAGTTTCCGTCGGTTCGGCACTTCGACGTTCGGGGCGTTGTGTCGGAGTCCATTGGAGCTGACGCCTATCGGTTCACCGTGCTGGGGCCGAATGGATTTCGCCGCGAGTTCTCCGGGACCGCTGGTGAGCGGTTGTCCGTGTCATCGGTTGTTTCGGCGCATGGGGTGCAGTTGGTGTTGGTGGGGGATGCGACGTTTGTGGTGCGGATGGGTGGTGGGGAGAGGAGAGTTCGCGGTGGCGGGCGGGTTCACGTGCCGCGTGGGTGGTATGACGTCGAGGTGACCGCGGTCGGGGTTTCGGGGTTTCGACGGCGGTTGGCGGGGTGTACGGAGGACGGGTCGCCGTCGTGGGCTGGGGCTTCCTGAGAACTCTTCTCAGAATGATCTCGTAGTACTGCCCTCGCGGCGGATGTCACGCGGTCCTATGTGGACTCCATCGTGTCGGGGCAGCTCATTCCGTTGGCGGGAAGTGCTTCGGACACCAGATAGGAGTCGACGTGGTCCCGTACGCACGCGGAACGCGGATACGTGGTGTGCCCGTCCCCCGCGTAGGTCAACAGCACGCTTCCCGGCAGTTGCCTGCTGACTTCGGCGGCCCCGCTGTGGGGGGTGATCGGATCGCGCTTGCTGTTGACCACGAGGATCGGCGGGGCTCCGTGCACACGCAGCGGATGCGGCGCATCGGTAGCCCGCAAGCCCACGCACTGGGTCAACCGGTGAACCGGGGTCGCGGCGACTCGCAGATGTGGTGCCCGCATCGCCGCACTGTCCAGAATTCTCTTGAGGTGCGAGTGGTCGCGGACCACGTACTCCCAGTTCTGGCAGATGGCCCCCAGCACGCCGAGGTCCAGGGCAGGCGCGGGCGGCGGGCCCTGTGTCGCAGGTGGGGCATCGCGCAGCGCAGCGATTATCCACGCCAAGGTCGGCCACCCCTTCTCCGGCGCGTAGAGCTGACCGTAGGTGAACTCCCGGACGTTCTCCGCTGTCATGACGAATCCGTTGAGTAGCAGCGGTTTCTCGCTTGCCCGCCGAACTACCTCGTCGAAGGCCGCCGTCACGTCCTGCCCGTGCAGCGGGCAGTCGGCGTTGTGCCCGCACCAATGGGCGAAGTGCTCGAAGCCGTCCTCCGCGTCGGCACTGGCACTGAGCAGGTGGGCGACGGCGGAGCTGCTGCGGTCAATGGCGGCGTCGAGCACCATTGTCCTGATGTGCCTGGGAAAGAGCTCGGCATAGCGCTGCCCGATCTCGGTGCCGTACGAGGTGCCGTACCAGTTCAGCGGCTCGCCGCCGAGCGCGACGCGGATGGCCTCCACATCACGAGCCATGGTCTCGGCGTTCAGGTGCGAGGCCAGCGGATCCGCGCAGCCGGCCCTCGCTTTCCGGTTGCTCGCCAGGAGCTCCCCGAACTCGCGCTCATCGCGCGGCAACGCCGCCGCAGGCGCCGGGGCGCAGGCCACGCGCGTACTGCCCTTGATCCCGCGCGGATCGAAGCCGACGACGTCGAACCGTTCCCGCAGCCGGCCGGAGAACGAGTCGGCCTTCGTGGCTGTCTCCACACCGGAGAGCCCGGGGCCGCCGGGATTGACCAGCAGGGTGCCGATCCGGGGCCCGGTGGCCTTGCGGCGGGCGAGGGCGAGCGTCGTCGTGACTCCCCCGGGACGCTCCCAGTCCACCGGGACGGTGAGGGTGGTGCACTCGGCACCGTTGGCGCACGGGGTCCAGTGCAGCGGCGACTGTTGTTGCGGCACAAGGAGGTGCACGCTCATCAGCGCGGTGAGTAACAGGAATCGCATGGCGACGATGTTAAGGGTGCTTGACAGGTCGGTGTCAAGCACCCTTAACATGTGCGACATGGGCAACACGAGGTTCTCCGCGGTGATGCTGGGCTACGTGGTCTACGTACTGGCGGCCTCTCTGCTGGTCGGCGTCGCGGGATACCGGCCGTCCACCTTGGTCAGCTTCCTGATGGCACTACCGGCGGCGGGCGCGGTCGGCTACGCCGTGCTGTGGAAGTTCCGCAGCGTCAACTCCCGGGAGGGCCTGGAACGACACGTCCAGCTGGAGGCGATGGCCGCGGCGTTCCTGATCACCATGCTCAGCTCGCTCACCTACGCGCTACTGGAGGTGTTCGCCTCGGTCGCCCCGATCTCGATGTGGTTCGTCTGGACGGTCGGCATGCTCGCCTGGTGCGCGGCGTCCGTGGTGCTCAACCGCAAGTACGGTTGACCCCATGCGCAACCACCTCCCGCGCCTGCGCGCCGAGCGGGGTTGGACGCAAGGTCAGCTGGCCGAGCGGCTCGACGTGTCCCGGCAGACGGTGATCTCCATCGAGAAGGGCAAGTACGACCCGAGTCTGCCTCTGGCATTCCGCATCGCAAGCACCTTCGACTGCCGCATCGAGGACGTTTTCGACCCCGAACCCTGAGGTCTCCCAGCTCGATGAGTGGGTGTTAGGAGTTCTCGACGGATGTCCGCGTCGTGCCCGACGCACAGGTTGCCGGTACCGCGCATCATCTCGTAGGGCTGCGTGCCGGGCCTGATCTCGCCCAGTTCCACCCCGGCGACAACGCGTGGCAGGAGGTCCGTGACGCGCTGACAACCGGGTTCGACGCGTACGGGCGCGTCGAACCCGAACAGCGCGGCTAGGAGCGCAGCAGGGGAAGCAGCTTTGCTCGTTCGTCTTCTGGGACGTATTCCGCGTAGTAGTCGTAGAGGCTCTGCCGTGCCAGGCTCGCTGCCCGGTCGCCGTCGCCGTCGCGGACCGCGTCGAGGACATTGGCGTGGTGCTGCAAGGAAGTCTGCATCAGGGCGCGGCTGTCGGGAGCGTGGGCGATCTTGTCCTCGATGAGGCTGACGACGACATCGCGGACGACAGCGCCGCAGATCTGGATCAGGGTGTTGCCCGTCGCCTTCGCGACCGTTTCGTGGAAAGCGACGTCGGCGCGGCTGAACTCGGCGAAGCCCTCGTCGAGGGCGGCGCGCATCACCTCCAGCGCGGCCTCCATCTCGGCAAGCTGCTCCGGTGTTCGCAGGCGGGCGGCGAGCTGGTTCGCGGAGCCCTCCAGCAGCATGCGGAACTGCACCAGCTCGGTGAGGCTCAGCGCGGACGCCCTGGCCAGCATGGTCATCGATTTCTCGAGCGCCCCGGAGGAGACCGGCTGCACCTGGGGGCCGCGGGGATCACCAGCCCTCGACCGCACCAGGCCGTTGCTCTGCAACACCCGCAACGCCTCGCGGATCGTGGAGCGGCCGACGTCGAACTGGACCATCAGCTCGCGCTCGCTGGGCAGGTGCTCGCCGGGGCGCAGGCGGCCGTCGAGCACCGCCGCCTCGATCTGCTCGACCACCCGCTCATAGGCCCGAACCCGGCTGACCGGGGCGAATCGCAGTTGTTGATCAAGGTTTGGCACCTGGCACCTCCGTTCCCTTGACCGGCCCCGCGCGGGGTGGCAGGGTGACCCATCGCACACAGTCTACTGGTCAGACCAGTAGACCGGCTACCGCCGACCAGCCGGAACAGGGGTGCGAAAAGACCCATGAGACTCAAGATCGCGGTGATCCCGGGTGACGGGATCGGGCCCGAGGTCGTCGCGGCCACCCTTCCCGTGCTGCACGCGGCCGCCCGGGCCGAGGGGGCCGAGCTGGACGTGCTCGACCTGGACTGGGGCGGGGAGCGGCACCTGCGCACCGGCTCGCCCATGCCCGAGGACGCGGCGAAGATCATCTCAGATCGGTCGGCCGTGCTCTTCGGCGCGGTCGGCCGGCCGGACGTGCCCGATCACGAGCTGGTGTGGGGGCTGATCATCGCCCTGCGGCAGCAGCTCGACCTCGCGGTGAACCTGCGGCCGGTGCGCAGCTGGGACGGAGTGCCGACCGCCCTGCGCGACGACCGCGACGTGGACCTGCTGATCGTCCGGGAGAACACCGAAGGCGAGTACGCGGGCGTCGGCGGGCGCGTGCACCGCGGCAGGCCCGGCGAACTCGGCGTGGAGGTCGCGGTGCACTCGCGGCCGGTCATCGAGCGCGCCGCGCGGCACGCTTTCCAGGCGGCGCAAGGACGTTCCGGGCGGCTGGCGCTGGTGACCAAGTCCAACGCGATGCGCTTCGGCTACACGCTGTGGGACGCGGTCGTCGAGGAGATCGCCGCGGAGTTCCCCGATGTCGAGTGCGAGCACGTGCTCGTGGACGCGATGGCGGCGCGCATGATCCAGAAGCCGCGCGGGCTCGACGTCCTGTTGTGCAGCAACCTCTTCGGCGACATCCTCTCCGACCTCGCCGCCGTGCTGGCCGGGGGCATGGGGATGGCGCCGAGCGCCAACGTCGCGCCCGGCCGGACTCCCGGGATCTACGAGCCGGTGCACGGATCGGCGCCGGACATCGTGGGGCGCGGAGTGGCGAACCCGGTGGCGTGCATGCTGTCCGGCGCGATGCTGCTGGAGGACTCGGGGCTGCCCAAGGCCGCGGCGAGGGTGCGCGACGCCATCGCCGAAGCGCTGCGCGACCCGGCCAACCACACCCCCGACATCGGCGGTTCGGGCACGACGGACCGGCTCGCCGAGGCAGTGCTGGGAGGGCTCGGATGAAGCGCATCAGCCTCTTCCTGGTGGCCTTGCTCGTCACCGGGTGCTCGGCGGGCTCGACCGCGTCCGCGCCGCGAGACCCGAACGCGATCACCATCGGCTTCAGCGCGGAGCCCGCGAACTTCGACTTCACCCGCACCGACGGCACCGCGATCCCGCAGGCGTTGCTGTACAACGTCTACGAAGGACTGGTGAAGCTCGACGAGAACGGTCAGGTCAAGCCGCTGCTCGCCGAGTCGTGGACGGTCAGCCCGGACCGCCTGTCCTACGAGTTCTCCCTGCGGCCCGACGTCTCGTTCAGCAACGGCAGCCCGTTCACCGCGGACAACGTGAAGTTCAGCATCGAGCGGGTCAAAACGGCGTGGGGCATCTCGCAGAAGTCCAAAATGGACGCTGTGAGTCGCGTGGAGGTGCTGGCGCCGACCAAGGTGCGCGTGGTCCTCAGCCGCCCCAGCAACAACTGGCTCTTCGACATGACCACACGGGTCGGCGCGATGTTCAGCCCGGACGGTGTCGCCGACCTGCCGAACGATCCGGTCGGCACCGGGCCCTACGACGTGGCGGCGCGCAACCGCGGCTCCTCGATCACGCTCAAGGCCAATCCTCGTTACTGGGGAGCGAAACCGGCGTACGAAACCGTCTACCTGAGGTACTTCAAGGACTCCACGGCGCTGAACAACGCCTTGTTGAGCAACGGGATCGACGTGGTCAGCGCTGTCGCCGCGCCGGACTCGATGCCGCAGTTCGAGAACGACACGCGCTTCAACGTCACACAGGGCATCACCAACGGCGAGGTCGTGCTGTCCTTCAACGGCCGCAAGGCACCGCTCAACGACGTGCGGGTGCGGCGGGCGCTCACGCAGGGGATCGACCGGCGGGTGCTGCTGGACACCGCGTGGGCCGGCCGGGGTGAGCTGATCGGCAGCATGGTGCCCCGCACCGATCCTTGGTACACGGACCTCACCGGGGTCAACGCGTACAACCCGGAGAACGCGAAGAAGCTGCTCGCCGAGGCGGGGCAGCAGAACCTGAACCTGCGGCTGCGCATCCCGAACCTGCCGTACGCGGTCACCTCGGCGCAGGTCGTCAAGTCGGAGCTGAACAAGATCGGCGTCGGCGTGACCATCGAACCGCTGGACTTCCCGGCCGTGTGGCTGAAGTCGGTGTTCACCGAGCACGACTTCGACATGTCGATCATCCAGCACGTGGAGCCGCGCGACATCACCACCTTCGGCAACACCAAGTACTACTGGGGCTACGACAGCCCGAAGGTGCGCAGGCTGCTCGCCGAGGCCGACCGGGGCAGCCCGGAGCAGCAGGTGAGCGCGATGCGGGAGGTGGCGGCCACGCTCGCCGACGACGCCGCCGCCTGCTGGTTGTTCCTGTTCCCCAACCTGATCGCGGCGAAGAAGAAGGTGGGCGGGTTGCCGCTGAACCAGATCAGCGAGTCCTTCGAC
The window above is part of the Allokutzneria albata genome. Proteins encoded here:
- a CDS encoding PP2C family protein-serine/threonine phosphatase, yielding MSNTEPRALPGGSSVQTVSLDMVRALVADADGAVVVQDSEARVQVANEAAMSLFPGLVIGRRPEPTGSALFTVAAAPDAEFELTHRGMRLRVRRRELGGGWHSWRVLDTEPGAAEEPAEPGQATDSRFLNEAGLRLAALRDVPHTAREIAELAVPVLGDAVVVVLPIPRGRVRWWRSGRPDPGRARRPSPSTAPVLAAALAGHVQGARVMSSEEVASLPWLSEMDGEVLVIPLPGDGEGIGALVVSVRYGYDRQRHRTLVDFAARADLAIARAHKWEEYERAITGLQTTLLPRELPVVPGADLSAAYRPARGPLGVGGDFYDVRLRADNSALFLLGDVCGNGAEAAALTGRVRHTIAALDLVEQDPSRLLYLLNDVLLATQSRRFTTMVAGSMARSGRGLGLNLTSGGHPPPLVLRRDGEVEEVALPGTLVGILPHARFPHCRVELDAGELCLLYSDGITEARSGPDGVHMFGQHRLTEVLTSCVGLPAAEVIARIERAVDEWTGENDRDDVAILAVRAEP
- a CDS encoding phosphocholine-specific phospholipase C; its protein translation is MRPQSFSRRTALKLGAAASLLPPSLREALASPPRPGGLRAVEHVVFLMQENRSFDHYYGSLRGVRGFGDRNALELPNGRPVFDQGVLPFAVRDASNRKDIQYIGDLDHSWEGGHKALNGGWNNGWVGAKTAATMAYYDRKDLPFHYELADTFTICDAYHCSVPSSTSPNRNYWVSGYTGFETNGKRAIGNDAYAEDKHPGYSWMTYPQRLEAAGHSWRVYQEWDNFQDNNLEFFTLFKDIARKVLPDRFRSLTAFYEAVAKLAPGEQDTLLARLDANVRGLPASERQLYERALLRVRPQGLAAAFRADVESGRLPKVSYLVPSSVDSEHPGASSPASSANLTYDIIDALASNVDVWSRTALFITYDENDGYFDHVPPPRPPESVTDEYFDGKPIGFGPRVPMTVVSPWTVGGFVCSQTFDHTAMIRFVERWLGVREPNISTWRRTVSGDLTSAFDFRRTTPRPTIHRPDPVPPFTGRWRPTPPATQSMPVQEPGTRRARPLPYQPDAFLVGSQLTLRNTGSASVHLALYPYAGEFPSVRHFDVRGVVSESIGADAYRFTVLGPNGFRREFSGTAGERLSVSSVVSAHGVQLVLVGDATFVVRMGGGERRVRGGGRVHVPRGWYDVEVTAVGVSGFRRRLAGCTEDGSPSWAGAS
- a CDS encoding alpha/beta hydrolase, whose amino-acid sequence is MRFLLLTALMSVHLLVPQQQSPLHWTPCANGAECTTLTVPVDWERPGGVTTTLALARRKATGPRIGTLLVNPGGPGLSGVETATKADSFSGRLRERFDVVGFDPRGIKGSTRVACAPAPAAALPRDEREFGELLASNRKARAGCADPLASHLNAETMARDVEAIRVALGGEPLNWYGTSYGTEIGQRYAELFPRHIRTMVLDAAIDRSSSAVAHLLSASADAEDGFEHFAHWCGHNADCPLHGQDVTAAFDEVVRRASEKPLLLNGFVMTAENVREFTYGQLYAPEKGWPTLAWIIAALRDAPPATQGPPPAPALDLGVLGAICQNWEYVVRDHSHLKRILDSAAMRAPHLRVAATPVHRLTQCVGLRATDAPHPLRVHGAPPILVVNSKRDPITPHSGAAEVSRQLPGSVLLTYAGDGHTTYPRSACVRDHVDSYLVSEALPANGMSCPDTMEST
- a CDS encoding helix-turn-helix transcriptional regulator — encoded protein: MRNHLPRLRAERGWTQGQLAERLDVSRQTVISIEKGKYDPSLPLAFRIASTFDCRIEDVFDPEP
- a CDS encoding FadR/GntR family transcriptional regulator; this translates as MRFAPVSRVRAYERVVEQIEAAVLDGRLRPGEHLPSERELMVQFDVGRSTIREALRVLQSNGLVRSRAGDPRGPQVQPVSSGALEKSMTMLARASALSLTELVQFRMLLEGSANQLAARLRTPEQLAEMEAALEVMRAALDEGFAEFSRADVAFHETVAKATGNTLIQICGAVVRDVVVSLIEDKIAHAPDSRALMQTSLQHHANVLDAVRDGDGDRAASLARQSLYDYYAEYVPEDERAKLLPLLRS
- a CDS encoding isocitrate/isopropylmalate dehydrogenase family protein — translated: MRLKIAVIPGDGIGPEVVAATLPVLHAAARAEGAELDVLDLDWGGERHLRTGSPMPEDAAKIISDRSAVLFGAVGRPDVPDHELVWGLIIALRQQLDLAVNLRPVRSWDGVPTALRDDRDVDLLIVRENTEGEYAGVGGRVHRGRPGELGVEVAVHSRPVIERAARHAFQAAQGRSGRLALVTKSNAMRFGYTLWDAVVEEIAAEFPDVECEHVLVDAMAARMIQKPRGLDVLLCSNLFGDILSDLAAVLAGGMGMAPSANVAPGRTPGIYEPVHGSAPDIVGRGVANPVACMLSGAMLLEDSGLPKAAARVRDAIAEALRDPANHTPDIGGSGTTDRLAEAVLGGLG
- a CDS encoding ABC transporter substrate-binding protein; protein product: MKRISLFLVALLVTGCSAGSTASAPRDPNAITIGFSAEPANFDFTRTDGTAIPQALLYNVYEGLVKLDENGQVKPLLAESWTVSPDRLSYEFSLRPDVSFSNGSPFTADNVKFSIERVKTAWGISQKSKMDAVSRVEVLAPTKVRVVLSRPSNNWLFDMTTRVGAMFSPDGVADLPNDPVGTGPYDVAARNRGSSITLKANPRYWGAKPAYETVYLRYFKDSTALNNALLSNGIDVVSAVAAPDSMPQFENDTRFNVTQGITNGEVVLSFNGRKAPLNDVRVRRALTQGIDRRVLLDTAWAGRGELIGSMVPRTDPWYTDLTGVNAYNPENAKKLLAEAGQQNLNLRLRIPNLPYAVTSAQVVKSELNKIGVGVTIEPLDFPAVWLKSVFTEHDFDMSIIQHVEPRDITTFGNTKYYWGYDSPKVRRLLAEADRGSPEQQVSAMREVAATLADDAAACWLFLFPNLIAAKKKVGGLPLNQISESFDLTILRRAGS